In Eulemur rufifrons isolate Redbay chromosome 3, OSU_ERuf_1, whole genome shotgun sequence, a single window of DNA contains:
- the ZFTRAF1 gene encoding zinc finger TRAF-type-containing protein 1 isoform X2, whose amino-acid sequence MCAGCFIHLLADARLKEEQATCPNCRCEISKSLCCRNLAVEKAVSELPSECGFCLRQFPRSLLERHQKEECQDRVTQCKYKRIGCPWHGPFHELTVHEAACAHPTKTGNELMEILDEMDQSHRKEMQLYNSIFSLLSFEKIGYTEVQFRPYRTDDFITRLYYETPRFTVLNQTWVLKARVNDSERNPNLSCKRTLSFQLLLKSKVTAPLECSFLLLKGPYDDVRISPVIYHFVFTNESNETDYVPLPIIDSVECNKLLAAKNINLRLFLFQIQK is encoded by the exons ATGTGCGCTGGCTGTTTTATCCACCTACTAGCAGATGCCCGGCTGAAGGAGGAGCAGGCCACGTGCCCCAACTGTCGTTGTGAGATCAGTAAGAGCCTCTGCTGCCGGAACCTGGCCGTGGAGAAAGCCGTGAGCGAGCTGCCCTCAGAGTGTGGCTTCTGCCTGCGCCAGTTTCCCCGCTCCCTCCTGGAGAGGCACCAGAAGGAGGAATGCCAGGACAG GGTAACCCAGTGCAAATACAAGCGCATTGGCTGTCCATGGCACGGCCCCTTCCATGAGCTGACAGTACATGAGGCTGCATGTGCCCACCCCACCAAGACGGGCAACGAGCTGATGGAGATCCTGGACGAGATGGACCAGAGCCACCGCAAGGAGATGCAGCTCTACAACAGCATCTTCAGCCTGCTCAGCTTTGAGAAGATCGGCTACACAG AGGTCCAGTTCCGGCCGTACCGCACGGACGACTTCATCACGCGCCTGTACTATGAGACACCAAGGTTCACGGTGCTGAACCAAACGTGGGTCCTGAAGGCTCGTGTGAACGACTCAGAGCGCAACCCCAACCTGTCGTGCAAGCGCACGCTCTCCTTCCAGCTTCTCCTCAAGAGCAAGGTCACAGCGCCCCTGGAGTGCTCTTTCCTGCTGCTCAAGGGCCCCTACGACGACGTGAGGATCAGTCCCGTGATCTACCACTTTGTCTTCACCAACGAGAGCAACGAGACGGACTACGTGCCTCTGCCCATCATCGACTCCGTGGAGTGCAACAAGCTGCTGGCTGCTAAGAATATCAACCTGCGGCTCTTCCTATTCCAGATACAGAAGTAG